The Methanobacterium sp. genomic interval AATAAAAAGAATTGATTGAGATATGTAAATCTACATTATCTCAGATATAAGTTCTGCATTCAAAATAGAAGCGCCTGCTGCACCCCTTATTGTATTATGCCCAACTAAAACATACCTAAGACTTTTATCAAATGCAGCATCCTTTCTGATTCTTCCAACAGTGACCGCCATTCCATTATCTGTATTTCTATCCATTCTTGGCTGCGGCCTGTTTTCTTCTTCCCTGATTACAACAGGATTTTTTGGAGCTGAATACAGATCGAGTTTCTGTGGAAGACCTTTAAATCCATTGAGAGATTTTTTAATATCATCTATTTCAAATTCATCCTCAAATTCAATGAAAACAGCCTCTGTATGACCATCTACAACCGCAACCCTATGACATGAAGCGCTTACTCCAAAATTTGCTGGAGTAACTTTTTCACCATCAAAATCACCGAGTAAATGAAGGGTTTCAGTTTCCATTTTCTCTTCTTCCCCTCCAATAAACGGGACAAGATTATCTACAATTGCCATTGAAGGAACACCATTATATCCTGCACCTGAAACGGCCTGCATAGTTGAAACATAAACTCTTTTTATATCATACTGGTCATAAAGAGGTTTTAAAGTAATTGTAAGCGCTATAGTAGAACAATTAGGATTTGTAACTACAAAACCATCCCAT includes:
- the asd gene encoding aspartate-semialdehyde dehydrogenase — encoded protein: MVNVGILGATGMVGQRFIELLADHPKFEITALTASARSAGKRYEDAATWYLDSKIPESVKDITVVDTDPKEAKDVDIVFSALPADTAAVVEPKFARSCIVASNASAMRMEPDVPLVIPEVNPEHLDMIELQQKNRGWDGFVVTNPNCSTIALTITLKPLYDQYDIKRVYVSTMQAVSGAGYNGVPSMAIVDNLVPFIGGEEEKMETETLHLLGDFDGEKVTPANFGVSASCHRVAVVDGHTEAVFIEFEDEFEIDDIKKSLNGFKGLPQKLDLYSAPKNPVVIREEENRPQPRMDRNTDNGMAVTVGRIRKDAAFDKSLRYVLVGHNTIRGAAGASILNAELISEIM